From the Streptomyces umbrinus genome, one window contains:
- a CDS encoding IS5 family transposase, producing the protein MPQSFASACVESNSLPPSCDCLAHRFGNAADGPDRTPSYGSDMTEEEWRVVRPLLPVPAWLEGRGGRPEGYCHRVMLDAVRYVVDNGVKWANLPADFPPYRRVHAFARRWQVTGLLAELHDRLRDRVREKEGRLPDPTAAIVDSQSVRAAVNIPRSTSGWDGGKKVGGRKRHLVVDCLGLVLAVTVSAASVQDRDAAVPLLQRLRRQYFSIRLVWADGGYAGRLVDWARETARLTLQIVKRTDDTAGFVVLPRRWVVERTLSWLMRSRRLVRDYETLPAMHEAMVLWSMTMLMSGRLAGRRPAGFRRPAPRER; encoded by the coding sequence TTGCCGCAGTCTTTCGCGTCCGCCTGCGTGGAGTCCAACTCGCTGCCACCGTCGTGTGACTGTCTCGCGCACAGGTTCGGCAACGCGGCGGACGGGCCGGACCGCACCCCGAGTTATGGCTCCGACATGACGGAGGAGGAGTGGCGGGTGGTGCGGCCGTTGCTTCCGGTTCCGGCCTGGCTGGAGGGGCGGGGCGGGCGGCCGGAGGGCTATTGCCACCGCGTGATGCTTGACGCGGTGCGCTATGTCGTGGACAACGGCGTGAAGTGGGCCAACTTGCCCGCGGACTTCCCGCCGTATCGGCGCGTGCATGCCTTCGCCCGCCGTTGGCAGGTCACGGGTCTGCTCGCTGAACTCCACGACCGGCTGCGCGACCGCGTCCGGGAGAAGGAAGGCCGCTTGCCGGACCCGACGGCCGCGATCGTGGACTCCCAGTCGGTGCGGGCGGCGGTGAACATCCCGCGCTCGACCTCCGGTTGGGACGGCGGCAAGAAGGTGGGCGGCCGCAAACGGCACCTGGTGGTGGACTGCCTCGGCCTGGTCCTGGCCGTCACGGTGAGTGCGGCAAGCGTCCAGGATCGCGACGCTGCCGTCCCGCTGCTTCAGCGGCTGCGGCGGCAGTACTTCTCCATCCGACTGGTGTGGGCGGACGGCGGCTATGCCGGCCGGCTCGTCGACTGGGCCCGTGAGACGGCCCGGCTCACCCTTCAGATCGTCAAACGCACCGATGACACAGCGGGGTTCGTGGTGCTGCCGCGCAGGTGGGTGGTGGAAAGGACGCTCAGCTGGCTGATGCGCTCGCGTCGCCTGGTGCGCGACTACGAGACGCTGCCGGCCATGCACGAAGCCATGGTGCTGTGGTCGATGACCATGCTCATGAGCGGTCGCCTGGCCGGACGCCGCCCGGCCGGTTTCAGACGGCCGGCACCGCGAGAGCGGTGA
- a CDS encoding restriction endonuclease, producing MVLGAGVIVIGLFVTVVNWLLAHWWVLIAVVVLAALACVGWVYQRQQRARWAQVQARGLRYALPQLDALHHREFEQAVRELMRRDGCRDAVQVGGGGDLGADVKATDPFGRRWVIQCKHRRGGDRGSAVGTPDLQVLNGTARPVHRADVVVLVTNGRVTKPGQDFAKTQRLHLVDRRLLGTWAAGSRPLWELLRAVPAPRRPPALS from the coding sequence ATGGTTCTGGGGGCGGGGGTCATCGTCATCGGGTTGTTCGTGACGGTGGTCAACTGGCTGCTGGCTCACTGGTGGGTGCTCATCGCTGTGGTGGTGCTCGCGGCTCTGGCGTGTGTCGGGTGGGTGTATCAGCGTCAGCAGCGGGCGCGGTGGGCGCAGGTGCAGGCGCGTGGTCTGCGCTACGCGCTGCCGCAGCTGGATGCCCTGCATCACCGGGAGTTCGAGCAGGCGGTGCGGGAGCTGATGCGCCGGGACGGCTGCCGGGACGCGGTGCAGGTCGGCGGGGGCGGTGATCTGGGCGCTGACGTGAAAGCGACGGACCCGTTCGGGCGGCGCTGGGTGATCCAGTGCAAGCACCGCCGCGGCGGGGACCGTGGCTCGGCTGTGGGAACTCCGGACCTGCAGGTGCTCAACGGGACGGCCCGCCCGGTTCACCGCGCGGATGTGGTGGTCCTGGTGACGAACGGGCGGGTCACGAAGCCCGGCCAGGACTTCGCGAAGACGCAGCGGCTGCACCTGGTCGACCGGCGCCTTCTCGGTACGTGGGCGGCGGGTTCGCGGCCGCTGTGGGAGCTGCTGCGGGCGGTGCCTGCGCCGCGTCGGCCCCCGGCTCTGTCCTGA
- a CDS encoding WD40 repeat domain-containing protein, which translates to MAGRREVPVDPAAGSVQRFAFELRTLRTEAGGITYRAMVEREGYSVTTLSQAAAGEQLPTLPVVLAYVRACGGEVAVWEARWKQAVQEAAGGGPDEGDAVVEPPYRGLARFETGDSGRFFGREQLTADLVDLLRRRRFAALFGPSGSGKSSLLRAGLVPLLQRSKEPGLRLAAIRILTPGDHPARTHAPLLTPSSAGSGGADTFVIVDQFEEVFTLCHDPAQRARFIDLLLAARQPESRLRVLLAVRGDFYGRCAEHRHLAEALRDANLLAGAMNPAELRETVVRPAMAAGLTVERALTARLVKEVADAPGGLPLLSHVLLETWRRRRGKTLTVAGYEAAGGLDGAIAQSAEEVYGRLSQGQAAAARRVLLRLVAPGDGTPDTRRPAPRAELETTGRQDTAQVLEALARARLITLDDDTVELAHEALITAWPRLRGWIETHRERLRVHRKLTEAAHAWQDVGREREALYRGSRLATAQEHFNSAPEDLTGIEDAFLTASRGHQHKDRRRYRLVLTAVTTALCLALIAAGLAVGQWQSAVAAQHTAQSRQLAAQSSALAGTDPDLASLLAVHAYRTRPTSEAAAALYAAAALPLRKRLIGGTKGVQSIALSPDGRTLAAGSADAKVRIWDLPGGRLRHTLSGPGLTVEAFSPNGRTLATGDAHGAVRLWDPVTGRQRARLTVPGSPGWVSGVAFSHDGRAVAAAFARTVQVWDATTGRMRRTYAGHPDSTTVTFGPDGRTLTAADASGAVRGWDVSSGRTRFTRDSETEGEVVFSPDGRTYAVAASGRVQLRDTVTGTLRRTSWLDRVEVKGFAPDGHTLVLGSQGTVQLWDTATGTVRAAVTAGHRGDGDLEAALSTDGRTLVTSSDQDQALRVHSVPADRPHTTLTTPSGGETNALAFSPDGRTAATLQQLGPGQGMIRLWDAHTGKATATLAFGPDWSRIRREKGVLTKGVVGFSPTGRALAAVTNKDGSIEIRDVGTGRIRRTRTLHGIHTAAFAPDGTRLALAGLDGSLRIWNLATGAIRDLRSRPDPANPARALVFSPNGRTLAVIGGARNRPVTLLDTATGRTQHTLEPRAQNDLSLAFSPNGHTLATAASEDGTITIWDARTGRPLDTFTGNRNVTSLSYNPTGNTLAAASTRGVQLWDLANRHTRATLPARERAAVAFSPDGRTLAITTPHTTGLWHVDLPDPAQAIHSICTTIDTALTPQEHTRYLPDQSPKTGCHPTA; encoded by the coding sequence GTGGCGGGGCGTCGTGAGGTGCCGGTGGATCCGGCGGCGGGTTCGGTGCAGCGGTTCGCGTTCGAGTTACGCACGTTGCGTACGGAGGCGGGCGGGATCACTTACCGGGCGATGGTCGAGCGGGAGGGCTACTCGGTGACCACGCTGTCGCAGGCGGCCGCTGGGGAGCAGTTGCCGACGCTGCCGGTGGTGCTGGCCTATGTGCGGGCGTGCGGGGGTGAGGTGGCCGTGTGGGAGGCCCGGTGGAAGCAGGCGGTGCAGGAGGCTGCCGGTGGCGGCCCGGATGAGGGCGATGCAGTGGTGGAGCCGCCGTACCGGGGGCTTGCGCGGTTCGAAACCGGTGACAGCGGCCGGTTCTTCGGCCGGGAGCAGTTGACGGCCGACCTGGTTGATCTGCTGCGCCGCAGGCGGTTTGCCGCGTTGTTCGGTCCGTCCGGCAGCGGCAAGTCGTCCCTGCTGCGGGCCGGCCTGGTCCCCCTCCTGCAGCGCTCTAAGGAGCCGGGCCTGCGGCTGGCCGCGATCCGGATCCTGACCCCCGGCGACCACCCTGCCCGCACCCACGCTCCCCTCCTGACCCCCAGCAGCGCGGGCAGCGGCGGGGCGGACACGTTCGTGATCGTCGATCAGTTCGAGGAGGTCTTCACCCTCTGCCACGATCCGGCGCAGCGGGCCCGCTTCATCGACCTGCTGCTTGCCGCCCGGCAGCCGGAGAGCCGCCTGCGGGTGCTGCTGGCGGTGCGCGGTGACTTCTACGGACGCTGCGCCGAACACCGCCACCTGGCCGAGGCGCTGCGTGACGCGAATCTGCTGGCCGGCGCGATGAACCCGGCGGAACTGCGCGAGACCGTCGTCAGGCCGGCCATGGCCGCCGGACTGACCGTGGAGCGAGCCCTGACCGCCCGTCTGGTCAAGGAGGTAGCCGATGCGCCGGGCGGGCTGCCGCTGCTGTCGCATGTGCTGCTGGAGACCTGGCGCCGCCGCCGCGGCAAGACGCTCACTGTGGCGGGCTATGAGGCGGCCGGCGGCCTGGACGGCGCGATCGCACAGAGCGCCGAGGAGGTCTACGGCCGGTTGTCCCAAGGCCAGGCGGCAGCAGCCCGCCGGGTACTGCTGCGGCTGGTCGCCCCGGGCGACGGCACCCCCGACACCCGCAGGCCCGCACCACGCGCAGAGCTGGAGACCACCGGCCGGCAGGACACCGCCCAGGTTCTGGAGGCACTCGCCCGGGCCCGGCTCATCACCCTCGACGACGACACCGTCGAACTCGCCCACGAGGCCCTCATCACCGCCTGGCCCCGGCTGCGCGGCTGGATCGAGACCCACCGTGAACGCCTGCGCGTGCACCGGAAACTGACCGAGGCGGCCCACGCCTGGCAGGACGTGGGACGCGAGAGAGAGGCCCTGTACCGGGGAAGCCGACTCGCCACCGCCCAGGAACACTTCAACAGCGCCCCCGAAGACCTCACCGGCATCGAGGACGCCTTCCTCACCGCAAGCCGCGGCCACCAGCACAAGGACCGCCGACGCTACCGGCTGGTCCTCACCGCCGTCACCACCGCCCTGTGCCTCGCCCTGATCGCTGCGGGACTGGCCGTGGGGCAATGGCAGAGCGCGGTCGCCGCCCAGCACACCGCCCAGTCCAGGCAACTGGCCGCCCAGTCCAGCGCGCTGGCGGGCACCGACCCCGACCTGGCCTCGCTGCTCGCCGTCCACGCCTACCGGACCCGTCCCACCAGCGAAGCCGCCGCCGCCCTGTATGCCGCCGCGGCCCTGCCACTGCGCAAACGCCTCATCGGCGGGACCAAAGGCGTGCAGTCCATCGCCCTGAGCCCGGACGGACGCACCCTCGCCGCTGGCAGCGCAGACGCCAAGGTACGGATCTGGGACCTGCCCGGCGGCCGACTGCGTCACACGCTCAGCGGCCCCGGCCTGACCGTCGAGGCGTTCAGCCCCAACGGACGCACCCTGGCCACCGGCGACGCGCACGGAGCGGTACGGCTGTGGGATCCGGTGACCGGCAGGCAACGCGCAAGACTCACCGTCCCCGGCAGTCCGGGGTGGGTAAGCGGGGTGGCGTTCAGCCACGACGGGCGGGCCGTGGCCGCCGCTTTCGCGCGGACAGTCCAGGTGTGGGATGCGACCACGGGCCGTATGCGGCGCACCTATGCGGGCCATCCTGACTCCACAACGGTGACGTTCGGCCCCGACGGGCGCACCCTGACAGCGGCAGATGCCTCGGGGGCGGTGCGGGGGTGGGACGTGTCCTCCGGCCGCACCCGGTTCACCCGCGACAGCGAGACTGAGGGCGAGGTAGTTTTCAGTCCCGACGGCCGGACGTACGCCGTCGCAGCATCCGGCAGGGTGCAGCTGCGGGACACGGTCACCGGAACCCTCCGGCGTACCTCCTGGCTCGATCGAGTCGAGGTGAAGGGCTTCGCCCCGGACGGGCACACTCTCGTCCTCGGCAGCCAGGGGACGGTACAGCTGTGGGACACGGCCACCGGCACGGTACGGGCTGCCGTGACCGCCGGCCACCGCGGTGACGGTGACCTGGAGGCGGCCCTCAGCACCGATGGCCGCACCCTGGTCACCAGCAGCGACCAGGACCAGGCCCTGCGCGTCCACAGCGTGCCCGCCGATCGCCCACACACCACTCTCACCACTCCGTCGGGCGGCGAGACCAACGCGCTGGCATTCAGCCCGGACGGACGCACGGCCGCCACCCTGCAACAACTCGGCCCCGGGCAGGGGATGATACGGCTCTGGGATGCCCACACCGGCAAGGCCACAGCCACACTGGCCTTTGGCCCGGACTGGAGCCGTATCCGCCGGGAGAAAGGGGTTCTTACCAAGGGGGTTGTGGGATTCAGCCCGACCGGCCGCGCCCTGGCCGCCGTGACCAACAAGGACGGGAGCATCGAGATCCGGGACGTCGGCACGGGCCGTATCCGGCGCACCCGCACCCTGCACGGGATCCACACAGCGGCCTTCGCGCCGGACGGAACACGCCTCGCCCTCGCCGGCCTGGACGGATCACTGCGGATCTGGAACCTGGCAACCGGCGCCATACGCGACCTCCGCAGCCGCCCCGACCCTGCCAACCCCGCACGCGCACTGGTGTTCAGCCCCAACGGACGCACACTCGCCGTCATCGGCGGAGCCCGCAACCGACCGGTCACACTCCTGGACACCGCAACCGGACGCACCCAGCACACCCTTGAGCCCCGCGCCCAAAACGACCTGTCCCTGGCGTTCAGCCCCAACGGACACACCCTGGCCACCGCGGCCAGCGAAGACGGAACCATAACCATCTGGGACGCACGCACCGGCCGCCCTCTGGACACCTTCACCGGCAACCGCAACGTGACATCCCTGTCCTACAACCCAACAGGCAACACCCTGGCCGCTGCCAGCACCAGAGGAGTCCAGCTGTGGGACCTCGCCAACCGCCACACCCGAGCCACCCTGCCGGCCCGCGAGCGCGCAGCAGTCGCCTTCAGCCCAGACGGACGGACCCTGGCCATCACCACGCCACACACGACCGGCCTCTGGCACGTCGACCTGCCCGACCCCGCCCAAGCAATCCACAGCATCTGCACCACCATCGATACCGCCCTCACCCCGCAGGAACACACCCGCTACCTACCAGACCAGTCCCCCAAAACCGGCTGCCACCCGACCGCATAA
- a CDS encoding response regulator transcription factor, producing MRARQAARGGGPCTVELAGRRCPRPAEHTLSVRGVLFRLCSACHLMTTQYLLDQHVPATEIGAVPSPAVSQTPRAQPAGPARPGVGPARPTQLLIVEDDEMVRVALQHTLTRFGYTVLAEGTGRAGLRSAYLQRPDLVLLDVMLPDTDGFEVLRRLRTVSDVPVIFLTARSDSVDAVVGLTSGADDYITKPCQPREIIARIERVLHRYRAAERRHDDIYDDGLLRLDSEQHQAWAAGSLLPLSTTEFRILDHLVRRAGTVQHFTTLLQAGWNTPAPSARDRVKFTISRLRSKLDATPAGGASIVSVRGIGYLYRSPTTPSPSPSPQYTPTPAGYSHTHTLHTP from the coding sequence ATGCGCGCACGCCAGGCCGCGCGGGGCGGGGGGCCCTGCACCGTCGAACTGGCGGGCCGGCGCTGCCCCCGGCCGGCCGAGCACACGCTGTCGGTGCGCGGGGTGCTCTTCCGGCTCTGCTCCGCCTGCCACCTCATGACCACCCAGTACCTGCTGGACCAGCACGTCCCGGCCACCGAGATCGGAGCAGTCCCGTCACCGGCGGTGAGCCAGACGCCCCGCGCGCAGCCGGCCGGCCCCGCCCGCCCCGGTGTGGGACCCGCCCGCCCGACACAGCTGCTGATCGTCGAGGACGACGAGATGGTCCGCGTCGCACTGCAACACACCCTCACCCGCTTCGGCTACACGGTCCTGGCCGAAGGCACGGGACGCGCCGGTCTGCGCAGCGCCTACCTCCAGCGCCCCGATCTCGTCCTGCTGGACGTGATGCTGCCCGACACCGACGGATTCGAAGTCCTGCGCCGGCTGCGCACGGTCAGCGATGTTCCCGTCATCTTCCTGACCGCCCGAAGTGACAGTGTGGATGCGGTCGTCGGGCTCACCAGCGGCGCGGACGACTACATCACCAAACCCTGCCAACCGCGGGAGATCATCGCCCGCATCGAGCGGGTACTGCACCGCTACCGGGCCGCCGAGCGCCGGCACGACGACATCTACGACGACGGCCTGCTCCGCCTGGACTCCGAGCAGCACCAGGCATGGGCCGCGGGCTCCCTCCTGCCCCTGTCCACCACCGAGTTCCGGATCCTTGACCACCTCGTACGCCGCGCGGGCACCGTCCAGCACTTCACCACACTCCTCCAGGCAGGCTGGAACACCCCCGCCCCCTCGGCACGCGACCGGGTCAAATTCACCATCTCCCGGCTGCGCAGCAAACTCGACGCCACACCCGCCGGCGGCGCATCCATCGTCTCCGTCCGCGGCATCGGATACCTCTACCGCTCCCCCACCACACCCTCCCCCTCCCCCTCCCCCCAGTACACCCCCACACCCGCCGGCTACAGCCACACCCACACCCTCCACACCCCATAA
- a CDS encoding transglutaminase-like domain-containing protein yields the protein MADDVLNYSQPGPFTSLDGTQLQLIEGMPNDPVGICAAVQQLVIQPGDAVALGVPEGRITEKNIRRVNELVTALTALEPVSLHHARTPEKRVIGTCRHFATLACAILRARGITARARCGFATYFQEGRGVDHWITEYWDGDQARWVRIDTEVLGRGNVDRPQDLAPGEFLSGGESP from the coding sequence ATGGCCGATGACGTGCTCAACTACTCTCAGCCGGGGCCGTTCACGAGCCTGGACGGGACGCAACTGCAGCTCATCGAGGGGATGCCCAACGACCCTGTGGGCATTTGTGCCGCTGTGCAGCAGCTGGTGATCCAGCCCGGGGATGCCGTGGCGTTAGGGGTCCCTGAGGGCCGGATCACGGAGAAGAACATCCGGCGGGTCAACGAACTGGTCACCGCGCTGACCGCTCTTGAACCCGTATCTTTGCACCACGCCCGGACGCCCGAGAAGCGTGTGATCGGCACCTGCCGGCACTTCGCCACCCTTGCCTGCGCAATCTTGCGGGCGCGAGGTATCACCGCCAGGGCCCGGTGCGGTTTCGCCACCTACTTCCAGGAGGGACGCGGCGTCGATCACTGGATCACCGAGTACTGGGACGGTGACCAGGCCCGCTGGGTGCGCATCGACACCGAGGTCCTCGGCAGGGGAAACGTGGACCGTCCGCAGGACCTCGCTCCCGGCGAGTTCCTGTCCGGGGGTGAGAGCCCGTGA
- a CDS encoding IS5 family transposase, producing the protein MPLYAPAITAVTPDAQADCSCLACRFGHGRRHPARSRRYTSDTTDAEWQVIAAVLPWPAWLDGKGGRPEEYCRRLIVDAIFYVADNGNKWRNLPGDFPHWRTVHTIFTRWWQDGSVDAIHNDLRDEVRRSEGRDTDPTAAVIDSQSVRAAETVGSDSRGYDAGKKVAGRKRHVIVDTIGLLLVVMVTSASVQDRDGARPALTHLRDLFESVSLVWADGGYAGKLVTWAKKKLQFTIEIVKRNDDVKGFVVLPRRWVVERTLSWIFQRRRCVRDYERLPEHHEAMVKWSMIMLMSRRLAGTKDAKHRK; encoded by the coding sequence ATGCCGTTGTACGCCCCTGCCATCACCGCCGTCACCCCGGATGCTCAAGCTGACTGCTCCTGCCTGGCCTGCCGGTTCGGTCACGGCCGCCGTCATCCGGCCCGGTCCCGCCGCTACACCTCGGACACCACGGATGCGGAGTGGCAGGTCATCGCGGCGGTGCTGCCGTGGCCGGCCTGGCTGGACGGCAAGGGCGGGCGGCCGGAGGAGTACTGCCGCCGTCTGATCGTGGACGCGATCTTCTACGTCGCGGACAACGGCAACAAGTGGCGCAACCTGCCGGGCGACTTCCCGCACTGGCGCACGGTGCACACCATCTTCACCCGGTGGTGGCAGGACGGAAGCGTCGACGCCATCCACAACGACCTGCGTGACGAGGTCCGCCGGTCCGAGGGCCGGGACACCGACCCGACCGCCGCGGTCATCGACTCGCAGTCGGTACGCGCTGCGGAGACGGTCGGCTCCGACAGCCGCGGGTACGACGCGGGCAAGAAGGTGGCAGGCCGCAAGCGCCACGTGATCGTGGACACGATCGGCCTGCTCCTGGTCGTCATGGTCACCAGCGCGAGCGTGCAGGACCGCGACGGCGCCCGCCCTGCGCTGACGCACCTGCGTGACCTCTTCGAATCGGTCAGCCTGGTCTGGGCCGACGGCGGCTACGCCGGGAAACTCGTCACCTGGGCCAAGAAGAAGCTCCAGTTCACGATCGAGATCGTCAAGCGCAACGACGACGTCAAGGGCTTCGTGGTACTGCCACGCAGGTGGGTGGTGGAGCGCACGCTGTCGTGGATCTTCCAGCGCCGCCGCTGCGTACGCGACTACGAACGGTTACCCGAGCACCACGAAGCCATGGTCAAGTGGTCCATGATCATGCTGATGTCACGGCGCCTGGCGGGCACGAAGGACGCCAAACACCGGAAATGA
- a CDS encoding IS1096 element passenger TnpR family protein, producing the protein MARTWLSIRVELVSGHGADLWPRPGRVFAAARSHSFAQFATAIDLAFGRWDLAHLHLFTLSDGARVSPLDWWDGEAPDGTVDGHATKLSRLQAGEQFAYVFDMGDDWAHLCTVAEKRIDPLDELGEAPDRPVPYWGWGSLPDQYARRWDGDDGGSPMPKRPARGLSDLPPILPWWGEHRRG; encoded by the coding sequence GTGGCACGTACCTGGCTGTCCATCCGGGTGGAGTTGGTCTCCGGGCACGGTGCAGACCTGTGGCCTCGCCCCGGCCGGGTCTTCGCCGCCGCGCGCTCGCACTCCTTCGCCCAGTTCGCCACGGCCATCGACCTCGCCTTCGGCCGCTGGGACCTCGCCCATCTGCACCTGTTCACGTTGTCCGACGGCGCCCGGGTCAGCCCTCTGGACTGGTGGGACGGCGAGGCCCCGGACGGCACCGTGGATGGCCATGCGACCAAGCTGAGCAGGCTGCAGGCCGGCGAGCAGTTCGCCTATGTCTTCGACATGGGCGACGACTGGGCCCACCTGTGCACGGTGGCGGAAAAGCGCATCGATCCTCTCGACGAGCTAGGCGAGGCCCCCGACCGCCCCGTTCCGTACTGGGGTTGGGGCAGCCTCCCGGACCAATACGCACGCCGCTGGGACGGAGACGACGGGGGGTCGCCGATGCCGAAGCGGCCAGCCCGCGGGCTCAGCGACCTGCCTCCGATCCTGCCGTGGTGGGGCGAGCACCGCCGAGGATGA
- a CDS encoding RNA polymerase sigma factor, whose protein sequence is MDNDTRPPAATATPLVLAPARQTAAAAAAPATLYPPAGTRSRAAFAHCYQQQLTPVIRFIMRNGASPHEAADIAQSTFVLAYEAWDAIEHAPAWLRRVAYRQLLKVRRAKEHPCAVLPDLPGGRCPMAAVELGEQEARVYEALSWLPARQREVMAWTFDGFSPAEIAQELSIEPAAVRQSLARARQNLKRALGISKGGAR, encoded by the coding sequence GTGGATAACGACACGCGGCCTCCTGCTGCGACGGCCACACCCCTGGTGCTTGCCCCGGCACGGCAGACGGCGGCAGCGGCCGCCGCTCCCGCCACGCTGTACCCGCCTGCGGGCACCAGATCGCGGGCGGCTTTCGCGCACTGCTATCAGCAGCAGCTGACGCCGGTCATCCGTTTCATCATGCGCAACGGCGCGAGCCCGCACGAAGCCGCCGACATTGCGCAGTCCACCTTCGTCCTGGCCTACGAAGCCTGGGATGCCATCGAACACGCACCCGCATGGCTACGCCGGGTCGCCTACCGCCAACTGCTCAAGGTGCGCCGGGCCAAGGAGCACCCCTGTGCCGTGCTTCCGGATCTGCCGGGCGGCAGATGCCCGATGGCTGCGGTGGAACTCGGCGAGCAGGAAGCCCGCGTGTATGAGGCCCTGAGCTGGTTGCCGGCCCGTCAGCGGGAGGTCATGGCATGGACGTTCGACGGCTTCAGCCCTGCCGAGATAGCCCAGGAACTGTCGATAGAGCCCGCTGCGGTACGCCAGAGCCTTGCCCGGGCCCGGCAGAACTTGAAACGCGCGCTCGGCATCTCGAAAGGCGGTGCACGATGA
- a CDS encoding XRE family transcriptional regulator, translating to MEIANRTLTADVIAALTYWPGVVWVGQKNPPDPVDLTVLLPFFNEVLQELPWWNRDWKVSHVEPGFPLEIESDHHGHPSRFTEVSVPGTVGCGSGESLPFVTKVGIAGDQLIRFEAKVGDVVIGPAVAPAGRLEPHPFARVLTGLMDLRGIPVGVMARETARSMSTIHMLRSGRHNPEPLLAQEIAKVLGMSEEDVRVIAGLDDGSTQ from the coding sequence ATGGAGATTGCCAACCGCACGCTGACGGCAGACGTGATCGCGGCACTGACGTACTGGCCTGGTGTCGTCTGGGTGGGTCAGAAGAATCCTCCGGACCCTGTGGATCTCACTGTTCTGCTCCCCTTCTTCAACGAGGTGTTGCAGGAACTTCCCTGGTGGAACCGCGACTGGAAGGTCAGCCACGTCGAGCCGGGTTTTCCCCTGGAGATCGAGAGTGATCACCACGGTCACCCTTCAAGGTTCACTGAGGTGTCAGTGCCGGGCACGGTTGGGTGCGGCAGTGGTGAGAGCCTGCCCTTCGTCACGAAGGTCGGGATTGCGGGTGACCAGCTGATCCGGTTTGAGGCCAAGGTCGGCGACGTGGTTATCGGTCCTGCCGTTGCCCCTGCCGGGCGGCTGGAGCCACATCCGTTCGCACGGGTGCTCACCGGGTTGATGGACCTGCGCGGGATTCCGGTCGGGGTGATGGCAAGGGAAACCGCACGATCGATGTCCACCATCCACATGCTTCGCAGCGGAAGGCATAACCCGGAGCCGCTTCTTGCCCAGGAGATCGCCAAGGTTCTGGGCATGTCCGAAGAGGACGTCAGAGTTATTGCTGGACTCGACGACGGAAGTACGCAGTAG